GGAAATCACAAAGCATGGAACTTCCCAAATCCAGAGGAAATCTGAAGCTTTCTAGCTGGCTGGAACAGTTAAATCTGAAGGGAATGCTCCTAGGAATCGGATTCTCGGCCATAGGTTTTGTCCGCTATTTCGGGCCATCCTCTCCAGGTAGGAAGCGCAAGGCGATGCCATCACCCACTGGAAAGTGCTCGAGGGTCTTGGCCTGCTAGCATCCTCTTCCGAGAGCGGGTTAGCGCCGCTATATAGAACCTGGAGCAAAGTCTGCGCAAAGGTTCGGTGAGAGCCGGGGACGCGTAGCGTGCAGGGAGTCTGGGGGCGCCCGGCCCTGAGTTTTGCGCTTTGCATGCCCCGCAGTCTGACACGGGAAAGCACGTCCTCTCGCCCCAAACTCACCTGCTTTTTAAAACCACTTCCACCTCCCCATTGGGCTCAGCTACCAGAGGAATCCGCCGACTCCCCCACGGTGCAAGGTCCACCGTGAACGAGAACGGTGAAGGGGGTGGTGGCTGGGAGGCGAGGTCACCAGAGTCCCCTCCCTGGCTTGGGGTGGTGGCGAGGTGCGTACTGCTCGGCTCCTCCCCACTAAGCCGCCCGGGTGCCCGAAGAGGTGCCTCACCGCGCGCGACAGGGACCCAGGGAGGGACGGACACGCAAGAAGGGCTGCATGCAAAAACTTTCCGTCCTCGAGCCCCAACTCCGGCGGAGAGACCACCCTCCCGCCCGCCCGAAGCGAGCCCcggccctccccgcccccacgccccgccccgccccgccccgcccctccgcCCCGCGCGGAGCAGACAGCGGTGGGCGGGGCCGTAGCATCCCCGCGCCCCGCGCTGCAGCCTCCGCTTTCCGCACGCGGCGCTCGCCGGGCCGCGCGGCCCCTCCCCGGcgggccggcgggcgggcgggcgggagCCGAGCTGCAGGCGCCTCTCTGCTGCCTCTGGCGGCCGCCGACGCCGCAAGCGTGCGAGCCGAGCCGGCTCCGGGGGCCCGCCCGCCGGCCCCTCCTCCtccacctctctctcctcctcctcctccgcctccctccctccctccctccccctttcagAACACTCAATGTCGGAACGTTCCGAAGATGACGTCGGAGCGTTCTCGAATCCCGTGTCTCTCGGCTGCTGCTGCCGAAGGAACAGGGAAAAAGCAACAAGAAGGAAGAGCAATGGCGACACTGGATCGCAAAGTGCCCAGTCCGGAGGCGTTTCTGGGCAAACCTTGGTCCTCCTGGATCGACGCCGCCAAATTACACTGCTCCGACAGTAAGAACCCCACCGCCTCCTCCTCCTTTTATTATCCTGTAACCTTTCCATTCACCTAGAGCCACTGGGAAaaagtgtgtgtatgagagagagagtgGCTCCCGGTGTCCTCCATGCTTCTCCCTCTCTCTAAATaaatacacacagagacagaTCATCAGTGCACAGAAAGAGGCCCGGCTGCCAgggctgtctgtctgtctgtctgtctgtctgtccccgGCTCCCCGTGGCAGCCCACGGGGTGGGCTTTCACAGTCCCACGGTGTATCTGTTTAAAAGGCTACTCTGTTGCTGCTTGCATAGTTTTTTTGGTACCTATCTGGGCCAGGTAGATGGAAACCCCGACTTGGGAGAAAATGTTGCATTGTCAAATTTTGAAAGATTTTCATATACAGTATTTATATCGATCTGTTTGCAAATAAAcactctccctccccccttgactttggcttttttttcccttttttattttttttcctgttttttccttattttctccttttctttttcatctgCAGATGTAGATTTAGAAGAGGCTGGAAAAGAGGGTGGAAAAAGCAGGGAGGTTATGAGGCTTAATAAAGAAGGTAAGTGGAGCTACTGGCATTTTAGTGTTAGCATGTGTGGCAGACTCTTCACAGGATTTCGAATATAATGTGAATTGTTCAGCTGGGTACAGAGTGACTAAGACTTGTCAAAAATTGAGCACGCCCAGGTGACTACCGCTTCATGTTAACTTCTTTCCAAGTGTAAATACAACTGGGGGGCAGAGAGGGAAGACTGTCGGAGGCAGAAGTTTTCTGCACTTCAGATGGAGTCCACGCTTGGACATTCTGATGCGTATCTGTTCTTCACCTTTTGAGCATCATTGCCAAATGGTGGGGAGTCAAAATCTCTGAAATGAGGAATGGGGCTCCCATCACAAACATCCCAGTGTACCTTGTGGGTAAATGCACAGCAGTTTAATGAACCCCACATGGTCAGTCATTTCAGCAACTACTTCTCTACTCTCTACAGAAAACAATTGTACGTGGCAAACCTTTCCAGCAAGTCACATTTAGCCCACTTTGCGTTTGGTCATAGATTGTTATGTGGTGAGCAGGGTTGGGGCATGTGTGTGTGCAGCCTGCCACCCACTTGCCCATCTCTGTTTTCCCAGCTTGCAAACACGGTACCTGAAATGGGATACAGTAAGTAGGTGGTCATCCCAGACCAAGACATGTGAGTAAAGCCACAGCCTGCTGAAATTGGGCATTGAACACACATGATCATCATAAATAAATTATATCCCATTCGAATTTGTGAGCCTGCCATATGTAACTCTGGCCTATGGGCTTCAAATGGAACAACTCCGGAGGCCACTTACTGCTGAGCAAGTGGATGGATTTGTTTGAATTGTGGTTGACTAACTGATGTCTCATAAACATGGTTGGCTGAAATTGGGAGTTGGGGGGGAGGCACAAGGGTGGGAAgtattgaaagagttaagacctAAGGAGGCAGTAGGAGCATTACTCTTCCAAAAGGAGTCAAGGAAAAGGCCATTAGAGGCCAAAGAATGGTCtctctca
This Loxodonta africana isolate mLoxAfr1 chromosome 8, mLoxAfr1.hap2, whole genome shotgun sequence DNA region includes the following protein-coding sequences:
- the ATXN7L1 gene encoding ataxin-7-like protein 1 isoform X11 yields the protein MTSERSRIPCLSAAAAEGTGKKQQEGRAMATLDRKVPSPEAFLGKPWSSWIDAAKLHCSDNVDLEEAGKEGGKSREVMRLNKEDMHLFGHYPAHDDFYLVVCSACNQVVKPQVFQSHCGRKEDKRNEGISRSGPENSQAIDKHQV